TACCGACAGTGAATTATAAAGAAGATATAGCTTTGCCTCAAGGCTCCAAAGAGAGCAAACTGCAAGAAGAATCTATGCTTGAGATACAGATTACAAAAAACAAAGAAATACGCATGAGGGGGAAAGTTTATGAATTTAACTCATTTGCGGATAACTTTTTGCTTTTTTCTCAAACAATTGATAAAAAAACACCAATTTTTATTTCCGCTGACAAAAGCTTAATTTATGATGATGTGATTTTTGTATTGAAAACTGTTAAAGAGGCAGGTTTTTCTAGAGCTTCTTTGATTACAAGTGGCTAAATATTATGAAAAGCAAATTTTTTTTAAGTGGTTTTTTTGCAATTGTTTTTGAATTTTGTCTTTTTCTCTTTCTTTTTTTTGCTCTTTTTCCTAAACCGCAAAAGCATTATGTTTTTCAAGAAAAAACAGCTTTGGAATTTATACAGATAGAAGATGTTCAACAGCAAAAGACCACAAGAATTACTCAAAAACAAGAAAAACCAAAACCAAAAAAACAAACCAAGCCCAAAACTCAGGAGCAAAAAGAGTTACAGAAAAGTAGTCCAGCGCCTTCTCCTAAGGTAGGAGCAGACATTAAAAAATTGTTTGCAAAAATTGATAGTTCAAATCCTCCAGTGC
This DNA window, taken from Helicobacter kayseriensis, encodes the following:
- a CDS encoding biopolymer transporter ExbD; protein product: MNEYFDETPELNITPLVDIMLVLLAILMVTIPTVNYKEDIALPQGSKESKLQEESMLEIQITKNKEIRMRGKVYEFNSFADNFLLFSQTIDKKTPIFISADKSLIYDDVIFVLKTVKEAGFSRASLITSG